A region of Streptomyces halobius DNA encodes the following proteins:
- a CDS encoding DUF4350 domain-containing protein, translating to MTTATTDTSSLSPTARHLWLRSRGLLLTLLLLVISGVVLAALQSGGQYGRLDPRSPDRPGSQALARLLAAHGVTTQVVTTSEAAAAAAGPDTTLLVTEPDLLTPRQLTDLRTATAHTPGRTVLLTPGPTSLAALPLGVEAKEPVDVAARRPACSLPEARRAGNALLGGLRYATARPTADGCYLSGGLPSLLRLPARDAGRDTVLLGSPDLLYNYRLAEHGNASLALQLLGAHKHLVWYLPSISDPSATQDDQRDFFDLIPSGWTWGLLQLAFAAVIAALWRARRLGPLVPERLPVTVPAAETTEGHARLYEQANARDRASSVLRSATRTRLAPLVGVLPAHAHTPDNLLPAVHTRLSAASGTDLHALLFGPPPADDKALVRLADQLDELETSIVSQERHPPREHPDR from the coding sequence ATGACCACGGCCACGACCGACACCAGCTCGCTCTCCCCCACCGCCCGCCACCTGTGGCTCCGGTCCCGCGGGCTGCTCCTGACCCTCCTTCTGCTCGTCATCAGCGGGGTGGTCCTCGCGGCCCTCCAGTCGGGCGGACAGTACGGCCGGCTCGACCCCCGCTCGCCGGACCGCCCCGGCAGCCAGGCACTCGCCCGGCTGCTCGCCGCCCACGGCGTCACCACCCAGGTCGTGACCACCTCCGAGGCGGCCGCCGCCGCGGCGGGCCCCGACACCACCCTCCTCGTCACCGAACCGGATCTGCTCACCCCCCGTCAGCTCACCGACCTGCGCACCGCCACCGCGCACACCCCGGGCCGCACCGTCCTCCTCACCCCTGGACCGACCTCCCTCGCCGCTCTTCCCCTGGGGGTCGAGGCGAAAGAGCCGGTCGATGTCGCCGCCCGCCGCCCCGCCTGCTCCCTGCCCGAGGCCCGCCGCGCCGGCAACGCCCTCCTGGGCGGCCTGCGTTACGCCACGGCCCGCCCCACGGCCGACGGCTGCTACCTCAGCGGTGGCCTGCCCTCCCTGCTGCGCCTCCCGGCCCGCGACGCCGGCCGCGACACCGTGCTCCTCGGCTCCCCCGACCTCCTCTACAACTACCGCCTCGCCGAGCACGGCAACGCCTCGCTGGCCCTTCAACTCCTCGGCGCCCACAAACACCTGGTCTGGTACCTCCCCTCCATCAGCGACCCGTCCGCCACCCAGGACGACCAGCGCGACTTCTTCGACCTGATCCCCTCCGGCTGGACCTGGGGTCTGCTCCAACTCGCCTTCGCCGCCGTGATCGCGGCCCTCTGGCGCGCTCGCCGGCTCGGCCCCCTCGTGCCCGAACGGCTCCCGGTCACCGTCCCGGCCGCCGAGACCACCGAGGGCCACGCACGCCTCTACGAACAGGCCAACGCCCGCGACCGGGCATCATCCGTCCTGCGCTCCGCGACCCGCACCCGGCTCGCCCCCCTCGTCGGCGTGCTCCCCGCGCACGCCCACACCCCCGACAACCTTCTTCCGGCCGTCCACACCCGCCTGAGCGCCGCGTCCGGCACCGATCTGCACGCTCTGCTCTTCGGCCCGCCCCCCGCGGACGACAAGGCCCTGGTGCGTCTGGCCGACCAACTCGACGAACTTGAAACCTCGATCGTTTCCCAAGAGAGGCATCCCCCCCGTGAGCACCCCGACCGCTGA
- a CDS encoding AAA family ATPase, producing MPPVSTPTAEPTADSARASLEALRTEIAKAVVGQDPAVTSLVVALLCRGHVLLEGVPGVAKTLLVRALSATLELDTKRVQFTPDLMPSDVTGSLVYDARNAEFSFQPGPVFTNLLLADEINRTPPKTQASLLEAMEERQVTVDGIARPLPEPFLVAATQNPVEYEGTYPLPEAQLDRFLLKLTVPLPARQDEIDILARHADGFSPRDLNAAGLRPVASAADLEAARAAVAKTSVSHEVTGYIVDICRATRESPSLSLGVSPRGATALLSTSRAWAWLTGRDYVIPDDVKALALPTLRHRVQLRPEAEMEGVTADSVINAVLAHLPVPR from the coding sequence ATCCCCCCCGTGAGCACCCCGACCGCTGAGCCGACCGCCGACAGCGCCCGCGCCTCCCTGGAGGCCCTGCGCACCGAGATCGCCAAGGCCGTCGTCGGCCAGGACCCCGCCGTCACCAGCCTGGTCGTCGCCCTGCTGTGCCGCGGTCACGTGCTCCTCGAAGGCGTCCCCGGAGTCGCCAAGACGCTGCTCGTACGCGCCCTGTCGGCCACCCTCGAACTCGACACCAAACGCGTCCAGTTCACCCCCGACCTGATGCCGAGCGACGTCACCGGATCGCTCGTCTACGACGCACGCAACGCCGAGTTCTCGTTCCAGCCGGGCCCCGTCTTCACCAACCTCCTGCTCGCCGACGAAATCAACCGCACGCCCCCGAAGACCCAGGCGTCACTGCTCGAAGCGATGGAAGAGCGCCAGGTGACCGTCGACGGCATAGCCCGGCCGCTGCCCGAACCGTTCCTCGTCGCCGCCACACAGAATCCCGTGGAATACGAGGGCACTTATCCGCTCCCCGAAGCCCAGCTGGACCGTTTCCTGCTGAAGCTCACGGTGCCACTGCCCGCCCGACAGGACGAGATCGACATCCTCGCCCGCCACGCGGACGGCTTCAGCCCACGCGACCTCAACGCCGCAGGACTCCGCCCCGTAGCCTCCGCCGCCGACCTCGAAGCGGCCCGCGCCGCGGTCGCCAAGACCTCGGTCTCCCACGAAGTCACCGGCTATATCGTCGATATCTGCCGTGCCACCCGCGAATCCCCCTCACTCTCCCTCGGCGTCTCCCCCCGAGGCGCCACCGCCTTGCTCTCCACTTCCCGAGCCTGGGCCTGGCTCACCGGCCGCGATTACGTCATCCCTGACGACGTCAAGGCCCTCGCCCTCCCCACACTCCGGCACCGCGTCCAGCTCCGCCCCGAAGCGGAGATGGAGGGAGTCACCGCAGACTCCGTGATCAACGCCGTACTCGCCCACCTCCCCGTCCCCCGCTGA
- a CDS encoding DUF7544 domain-containing protein: protein MNNSPGWASPGSTPSDEPDRGTQEQPAQPPTTDDRPGPAEQPSPPNWSKQQPPAGQWSAPTGIPGQSGTGGRTRAGAGSGHQAGWGGGPGRGTGWAPAPQAVKPGVIPLRPLGIGEILDGAIATMRAHWRTVLGLSLIVAVISQTAVTLVTGLWFQDGPASSLDDGSGPPLRDLMRDMANTLAGTGITSLIGLLATLVATGMLTMVVSRAVLGRSVTAAEAWHDARAQLPRLLGLLVLLPLILLAIVALGLAPGVLLAATGTLDLGLVLTLFGGLAATVVTVWLWVRYSLASPALMLEKQGVMAALRRSAKLVRGSWWRVFGVQLLAYLLLLVVEFAVQIPTTLIAFLADGESLMNWADGTGSTTGWTFLTVLGVGAVISSTLSFPISAGVTALIYMDQRIRREALDLELARAAGLPAYGTEASVPHQAPVPSASADADGTGQRSTDTPPGS, encoded by the coding sequence ATGAACAACTCTCCGGGCTGGGCCTCGCCCGGATCCACCCCCTCCGACGAGCCGGACCGCGGCACCCAGGAGCAGCCCGCCCAGCCCCCGACCACGGACGACCGGCCCGGCCCCGCCGAGCAGCCGTCGCCACCGAACTGGTCCAAGCAGCAGCCGCCCGCCGGCCAGTGGTCGGCCCCCACCGGCATTCCGGGCCAGAGCGGCACCGGCGGCCGCACCCGCGCCGGAGCGGGCTCCGGCCACCAGGCAGGGTGGGGCGGCGGCCCCGGACGGGGCACCGGCTGGGCCCCGGCACCGCAGGCCGTCAAGCCCGGCGTCATCCCGCTGCGCCCGCTCGGTATCGGCGAGATCCTCGACGGCGCGATCGCCACCATGCGCGCCCACTGGCGCACCGTGCTCGGCCTCTCGCTGATCGTCGCGGTCATCTCGCAGACCGCCGTCACGCTCGTCACCGGACTGTGGTTCCAGGACGGTCCCGCGTCGTCCCTGGACGACGGTTCCGGTCCGCCGCTGCGCGACCTCATGCGCGACATGGCCAACACCCTCGCCGGCACCGGCATCACCTCGCTGATCGGGCTGCTCGCCACCCTCGTCGCGACCGGGATGCTCACCATGGTCGTCAGCCGTGCCGTCCTCGGCCGCTCGGTGACCGCCGCGGAAGCCTGGCACGACGCACGGGCCCAACTCCCGCGCCTCCTCGGCCTGCTCGTGCTGCTTCCGCTGATCCTCCTGGCCATCGTGGCCCTCGGCCTGGCCCCCGGCGTCCTTCTCGCCGCCACGGGCACGCTGGATCTCGGCCTGGTGCTCACCCTCTTCGGCGGACTGGCCGCCACCGTGGTAACCGTCTGGCTGTGGGTCCGCTACAGTCTCGCCTCCCCTGCTCTGATGCTGGAGAAGCAGGGCGTCATGGCCGCACTGCGCCGCTCCGCCAAGCTCGTACGCGGCTCCTGGTGGCGGGTGTTCGGCGTCCAGCTCCTGGCCTACCTCCTGCTTCTCGTCGTCGAGTTCGCCGTCCAGATCCCCACCACCCTCATCGCCTTCCTCGCCGACGGCGAGAGCCTCATGAACTGGGCGGACGGCACCGGCAGCACCACCGGCTGGACGTTCCTGACCGTGCTGGGTGTCGGCGCCGTCATCAGCTCCACCCTCAGCTTCCCGATCAGCGCCGGCGTCACCGCGCTGATCTACATGGACCAGCGCATCCGTCGCGAGGCACTCGACCTCGAACTCGCCCGCGCCGCCGGCCTCCCCGCCTACGGCACGGAGGCGTCCGTCCCCCACCAGGCCCCGGTGCCGTCCGCGTCGGCCGACGCGGACGGCACCGGGCAGCGCTCCACCGACACCCCACCGGGAAGCTGA
- a CDS encoding DUF4129 domain-containing protein, whose amino-acid sequence MTAEGGTGALGRLIASSGDDIPVRTPRVPAREAAERELTDPRYHQHDPNPFQRVLNWFWERVDDLFSTAAGATPGGWIGLIAILAVVVLLIVALRLRLGAARRTPTTTSGALFADTPLTATQHRAAAEAHAAAGHWSQAIQDRMRAIVLSLEERALLTPGPGRTADEAAAEAGRALPSHAERLRAAARAFDDVTYGGRTGTEREYAQVSALDTELQRAKPHLATSTRSRG is encoded by the coding sequence ATGACCGCTGAGGGGGGCACCGGCGCGCTTGGACGGCTCATAGCGAGCTCCGGCGACGACATACCCGTGAGGACACCACGCGTCCCCGCCCGTGAGGCGGCGGAGCGCGAGCTGACCGATCCGCGGTACCACCAGCACGACCCCAACCCGTTCCAGCGGGTCCTGAATTGGTTCTGGGAACGCGTCGACGACCTCTTCAGCACGGCCGCCGGCGCGACACCGGGCGGCTGGATCGGGCTCATAGCCATCCTCGCCGTCGTCGTGCTGCTCATCGTCGCCCTCCGGCTGCGGCTCGGCGCAGCTCGCCGCACTCCGACGACCACCAGCGGCGCGCTCTTCGCCGACACCCCCCTCACCGCCACCCAACACCGTGCGGCCGCCGAGGCGCACGCCGCCGCGGGCCACTGGAGCCAGGCCATCCAGGACCGCATGCGCGCCATCGTCCTTTCTCTCGAAGAGCGAGCCCTGCTCACCCCGGGGCCCGGCCGGACCGCGGACGAGGCAGCAGCCGAAGCCGGACGGGCACTCCCCTCGCACGCCGAGCGGCTGCGCGCCGCGGCCCGCGCCTTCGACGACGTCACATACGGCGGCCGCACCGGCACGGAACGGGAGTACGCCCAAGTGAGCGCCCTCGACACCGAGTTGCAGCGCGCCAAGCCCCACCTGGCCACCTCGACCAGGAGCCGCGGATGA